The Alteriqipengyuania halimionae genome contains a region encoding:
- a CDS encoding GlsB/YeaQ/YmgE family stress response membrane protein, which produces MIIVGGIAGWLASMVMARDASMGILLNIVVGIIGGLIGGFLLGAYINVGAEWINYLITAFIGAVVLLLIINLVQRGRVR; this is translated from the coding sequence ATGATTATTGTCGGTGGTATCGCAGGCTGGCTCGCCAGCATGGTGATGGCACGCGATGCCTCGATGGGAATTCTTCTCAACATCGTCGTCGGTATTATCGGCGGCCTGATCGGTGGTTTCCTGCTCGGTGCCTACATCAATGTCGGCGCTGAGTGGATCAACTATCTCATCACCGCCTTCATCGGCGCGGTGGTACTGCTGCTAATCATCAATCTCGTTCAGCGTGGTCGCGTACGATAA
- a CDS encoding efflux RND transporter periplasmic adaptor subunit: protein MNAEMQIETQDAARVDDPFALDADERRKRRRLWIVLGAIVVLVAGGLWFLTRGGEEQVPAAVQEQEEAGPAITVMVPGSATIEGEINATGTLAARREMPVGVQGSGGQVSRVLVDAGDWVNAGQILAVLDRSVQSQQVSQQRAQVRVAESDARLAQANLDRALKLVDRGFISTADVDRLTATRDAAVARVEVAKAQLGELQARTAQLSIVAPAAGLILERNIEPGQVVGGGTGAVFLMARGGEMELMAQLGEDDLARISTGVTAQVTPVGLDRTFTGQVWQIDPVIDSQSRQGTARIALSYAPGLKPGGFATATIASGAVVAPRLPESAIQDDDGQSYVYIVDKDDKIVRRDVTTGLITDDGIAIVDGLDGTERVVLRAAGFLKPGEKVSPQVQKRRK from the coding sequence ATGAACGCCGAAATGCAAATCGAAACGCAGGACGCTGCACGGGTGGACGATCCGTTCGCGCTGGACGCCGATGAGCGCCGCAAGCGCCGCCGCCTCTGGATCGTGCTCGGCGCGATCGTCGTGCTGGTTGCCGGCGGTCTGTGGTTTCTGACCCGTGGTGGGGAAGAACAGGTTCCGGCCGCAGTGCAGGAACAGGAAGAGGCCGGCCCCGCCATCACCGTCATGGTTCCCGGCAGCGCCACGATCGAGGGAGAGATCAACGCCACCGGCACGCTGGCCGCGCGGCGGGAAATGCCGGTCGGGGTCCAGGGCTCGGGCGGACAGGTGTCCCGCGTGCTGGTCGATGCCGGCGATTGGGTGAATGCGGGGCAGATTCTCGCGGTGCTCGATCGCTCGGTGCAGAGCCAGCAGGTTTCGCAGCAGCGCGCGCAGGTGCGCGTCGCGGAATCGGATGCACGACTGGCGCAGGCCAATCTCGATCGCGCGCTCAAGCTGGTCGACCGTGGTTTCATCTCGACGGCCGATGTCGACCGTCTGACCGCGACCCGCGATGCGGCCGTCGCGCGGGTCGAAGTGGCCAAGGCCCAGCTCGGCGAATTGCAGGCGCGCACCGCACAGCTCAGCATCGTGGCCCCGGCAGCCGGCTTGATCCTCGAGCGCAATATCGAACCCGGTCAGGTCGTTGGCGGCGGTACCGGTGCGGTCTTCCTCATGGCGCGCGGCGGCGAAATGGAATTGATGGCGCAGCTCGGCGAAGACGATCTGGCGCGTATTTCCACCGGCGTGACGGCCCAGGTAACGCCCGTCGGTCTCGACCGCACCTTTACCGGCCAGGTATGGCAGATCGATCCCGTGATCGATTCCCAGTCCCGCCAGGGCACCGCGCGCATCGCGCTGTCCTATGCGCCGGGCCTCAAGCCGGGTGGTTTCGCCACCGCCACGATCGCGTCGGGTGCGGTGGTCGCACCGAGGCTGCCCGAAAGTGCCATTCAGGACGATGACGGCCAAAGCTACGTCTACATCGTCGACAAGGACGACAAGATCGTCCGCCGCGACGTTACCACCGGCCTGATCACCGATGACGGGATTGCGATTGTCGACGGGCTCGACGGCACCGAGCGCGTGGTCCTGCGCGCGGCCGGGTTCCTGAAGCCGGGCGAAAAGGTTTCGCCGCAGGTCCAGAAAAGGCGGAAGTGA
- the sciP gene encoding CtrA inhibitor SciP translates to MIENQKIRPESVIGPLGEPLRLEDLPKPDTRRWVVRRKAEVVAAVNGGLLTIDEVCERYNLTLEEFASWQRAVDRSGMQGLRVTRIQHYRDLYERQHKY, encoded by the coding sequence ATGATCGAGAACCAGAAGATACGACCGGAATCGGTGATCGGCCCGCTCGGAGAGCCCCTGCGGCTCGAAGACTTGCCGAAGCCCGATACGCGTCGCTGGGTCGTGCGCCGCAAGGCAGAGGTCGTCGCTGCCGTCAATGGCGGTCTGCTGACGATCGACGAGGTCTGCGAACGCTACAACCTCACGCTTGAAGAGTTCGCTTCCTGGCAACGGGCGGTGGACCGCTCGGGCATGCAGGGCCTGCGGGTGACGCGCATCCAGCATTATCGAGACTTGTACGAACGCCAGCATAAATACTGA